The Hemicordylus capensis ecotype Gifberg chromosome 11, rHemCap1.1.pri, whole genome shotgun sequence genome includes the window AGGAGAGCGGGATTTCCATGTGAATGGAGGCAGAGGACGCGAAGCCAAAGGCCAGGCGGgcggccacccccacccccgacccgAGGCCACCAGCTCCCTCTTGCTGCAGCCTCGCGGAAGAGCAGCGAGCTGGCGCGGGCGGTCTTTATCACAGACTCGCCGGCTGGGAGACGAGCACGAAAAAGgctcgcggcggcggcggcggcagcgcggAGCTCCACGGAGCGGGAGAAGAAGCGAGAGCCAGgtagcgccgccgccgccgcctcccttgGAACGACGGGACGGACGTGTCAGTCCGGCAGCTCCAGgaaagccgccgccgccgccgccgccgcaggtGCCAGCAAAGAGCCAGCCGGGCGCGTCCCGCGTCAGTCGCCGCGCCGCGCAGCCCCGAAGGGGACCCGGCCCGGCCCGCAGCAGCCCTTCCCGTGTCCGCTCCTCCGGTCTGCGGGGGCCCGGCGGCGGGTTAGCCGCCCTCCGCTCTGCAGCCTGGAGAACCGAGAGCAGAACGAGAACCGCATTTACACATGGAAAGTTAAACCGGATTAAGCTCGCCTTGGTCAGTTTTTAGCAAGAAGGGGAAAACCTCATCTGTGACCTGGAGCTGGGCACCTTAAAAGACAACTTTAGAAAGGGACTCCTGTCCTGGCTGGGGACGGTGACGAGACTGAGGCTTGCAGGAACCAGGAGACGCCCCTAGGCCCGCCACCCTCTTCTCTGACTCTTCTGTAAGGACTAAACAGCCAGTTCCACAGGTGACGTTTCCCTCTGGTGGTGGGGAATGCATCACCTGTGGAATGGTTGCCTGGCATTAAAGGCGAGAAGCTGGgttaaaaacaaccacccaaaGGTAGCCCCTGCCCAGCGAAGCAAGAAAACTTCAGCCAGGTTAATGGGCGTGAGGAAAGCCGCTCTTCGGAGCCCTGGTGTTTCTTTCGTGGTGGCCCGCAGAGAGGCAGGGCCAGCTGCACCACAGGCAGAAGATGAACAGGTGAAGCTCTCTCCGAGATGGCCGCAGTGCCATGCGAGGAACGAGCTCCCGGCGGGGGGGTCGTTAGGGTGGGGggcgccgcctcttccccctcgCTCTCCTTTGCCAAGAGGGTCGCCCTTTGAGGGGCCGTCCCCTTGGCCGCTGCAGCTCAACGCAGTCCCAGCAGATCAAGAAGCGCTGCGTCTCTTGGGTCAGAAGTCCTCGAGGGAGCGGTCCGGCCAGCCCAGCACCCTAACATGAGCAAGGGAGCCCCCCCCActccaattcattcattcattcatttcatttgagagcccagagcggtgcacgaCATACTTagggttctcctcacaacaaccctgtgaagtaggttaggctgagagagaagtgactggcccagagacacccagcaaggaTGCTGCGGCTCTTGCAAAGTCTGGGACGTGCTGCTGGACGGGGGAAGCCAGCGAGTTGTTgctgctgtgggggtggggtgggggcgcaggggtgtagctataactgagcagatgggttcaaagaaccgccccccgctccacccctccctatttcctccaTTAtcaccctcactctgaggggccgccaagAGAGGGCTGAACACGCGCCCCCCCCTAGCTACGCCGGGCGGGGATGATGCGCTCCAGGGAGGAGGGCGCCTGGGGGAGCCAGCAGGGGGGCCACGAGAGGCGCCTCTTCCGGGCAGGGACACCCAGCAGCagcgagggggagggggaggagcaggggaTGGCCGAGGCGCGGGGCCCCCAGACTCTCCTTCGCgccctgcctgctgccccagCCGGGAGTGAGGCCCCCctgggcgggcggggcggggcgggggtgacAACTTCCCAGTGGGGCCGCTTTTCTTTTCTGTACCAGCAAAGAGCTCATTTGTAAAACCGATAAAGCCATAAGAAACATCACACGAATAATATCCCAGGAGCATCTCTGGCAATAGGCACACTGAGAATGGGACGTCATTTCtttcaaaaaccaaaaccaagagTGTGGTGGCGGCAGACTGCCTTGGAACACGGACCTTTTGCCGTAGAGGAAGAACTCTTCTGCCTAAGAAGAGGAGGACTCCAAATGCAGCAGCATGGGAACGCTCTTCCCCATAAGagctaatcagatttccctttttaaaagtttggaaATTCAGTAGTCCAAAAACCTTCAGGTTACCAGTAGAGtgaagatgctttacattttcaggCATGCTCTAAACAGAAcggaattgcaagttaaggtgcccatgttaacttccatgccatatatgCTGTGAAGACCTTGGACAGGCTGGCTGGTATCTATTGAtctgtttaaaatgtttgtggcccgcccctccagtacactactgcacaagcagctcacaacatcaacaaaacggatacaatataaagtaaaagaGTAACAAAgttgaacaagttaaaagaccaagctaaaaccacatttaaaattccaattttaaaaaagtttcaaattaaaagttattaatagaaagctaaaaactgagaataaCAAACCCCtatcagatataagcagcagaaaatacatttaaaagccgatttaaaaagatgtgtttgcaattgttgtttaaaaaacgcggaggcagggagaatggcaaagggggctaagggagctcaggcCCGCTTTGCACAAATGTGTGAACTGCTGCCGGGCTCAGACCCATCCGGGGGCACTGCAGCGGCCTCTGTAGCCTTCCCTCAAAACGGGGAGCGAGCGAGtgcttgcaggggagggggattcccatgATGCAGTGCGCACTCCCGGGGTGCATTAGGGCATTTCCGCTGCCTGGGTGCACAGGGGATCGCCTGGGCGCTCCGGTAGCgcagccttccccacagcccactctggagcccttctcacgggtcatgagaagaggctccttGTCTTTAGTCCCCTCCAAGCAGATCCCTGTTAGTGGTGCCATGAGCAGGGCCGGAGAGGCCGGTTTGGGAACCCGAATCCTAACTGGTCCCTATGTGCGGCAAATGCGgcctgacaggtaccccggccccaagccatgtagagctttaaaggtcaagaccagcagcTTGAATCTCGCCGGAAGGGGGCGGGCAGGGTGTGGCCCTCATGAAGTGCCTCACACCCATCAGCACCCTCCAGCAGTGCTTGGGACCAGCTGAAGCCCCCGAGCCCCTTTCAAGGGCTTAGTACATTCATTCATgctctataccacccttcctgaagtggctcagggtgattaACATTTCtataaacacacataataaaaccattaaaatgagAAAACATTGTAGCCAGCTTAAAATTAAAACTcgatataattaaaagccaggctagaagggtgggtctttaaggctctcctgaaggcctccaaggaggGTAAGCCTCTTCTATCCAAGGGtggatatgatgatgatgatgatgatgatgatgatgatgatgatgatgatgatgatgggtttagaaatgaggctctgtgcacccacactttgccttgatcagagatgcaccaggcagaaattcatcaggggcatctctaggaagtgaatAAAGAAGCTGCACCTGCTAAATGTCTGCTTGGATGCACGTCTCCCCAGCCCAAGGTCCAACTGAGgccaagtgtgggtgcatggagcctcatttccaaAGCCGCCATCATTTACTAGACTGTGCAATGTCTTTACAGCTGATATGTGGTGCACAGCCCATGTGGTGCAGtggaagagccagtgtggtgtagtggttagagtgctggaacaggaccggggagaccttgATCAGAGAGGAGTTcagatccctgttcagccatgatccttgctgggtggctctgggccagtcacttctctcttagtctaacctacttcacagggttgttgtgaggagaaacttaactatgtacatggctctgggctccttgaaggaagggcgggatagacatgtaaattaataaataaataagtaaataaggcatggaaatgaagatgggcaccttaacttgcaatttccattctttttagagcacgagtgaaaatgtagaGCATCTTAACTGTcttcttaaaccaaaggtttttggattactggcTCATCCTCTTCCTTGGACTATACAGTCGTACTGTTGTCCTCTGAGTTTTGTCCACTTGCCGTCTCTGggctcagaggaggagcaggctcCACCTGGTGGCTTCTGCAGCCCAGACAGCAGGGCAGGTGCtccttcccctttcccaggaCACAGCAGATGCCACAGGTGAGGCACAGCGTGCAAATGCCAACTGCCCCCAGCAGCGCTGCCACCAGGGAGCCCCCCGGGCGGTGTGCGTCAGGAGGGCAGGGCTGCCCGTGTGCGCTGCTGACCTGAGCCGTGACACTCTGGTTCCCATCTTGGTAAGAGCACAGCGCTTCCTCCCGGTCCAGCACAGTGACGGCGGCAGCTGCCTCGAAGACCTCCAGCCACCCTAACTCACAGCAGCTGAGGGGGTTGCCAGCAACAGACAGGAACTGGAGGCTACGGGACAGCTTGACAGCGACAGCTTCTTCTAGGCTCACGAGCTGGTTCTGCTGCAGGTTCAGCTGCTCCAGAGGAGCACAAGGCAAGCCAGAAGGCAAAGCACTCAGTCTGTTTTCAGCCAAGTCCAACACCTTCAGCTCCCCAAGGCAGGGGAAATTCATGCCAGAGGTTTGCATCTGGTTTCTTCTCAAAGAGAGTGTCTGCAAGGAAGATCCCAAGCCCTCCAGCGCTCCTTCCGGCAGGAACAAGCCCTCGTTCTCCGAGAGATCCAGAGAAGCCAGAGGGGTTTGGCGGAAGAGACCCTTGCACACCATGGCAAGGCTGTTCCCCCGCAGACTGAGGAGCTTCAGCTGAGGGAGGTGGTGGAAGGTGGTGCAGTTCCCTCTTTCTGcggaaggaggcgctctctcacaGGCACGCCACGCCCCACACAGGTGGATGTTGTTgaggctgaggtccagggcctccaggtTGGGCAGAACATCAAAGAAGCAGCGTGGCAAGGCCTGGAGAGCGTTTCCTCGGAGGTCCAGCTTCCTCACGGTCAGCACAGCCAGGTcccgcagcagctgctgcccaggcGCCTTTCTGTGGGCCTCAGGACCTTGCCaggggcagtgggtgggcagcTCCCCCGTGACACCCCTGAGGCAGTTGCTGGCCATGCTGAGAGTGCGGAGGGAACGCAGCTCACGCAGGAAGCTCACCGGGAAGGAGCTCAGCTGGTTGTAGCTCAGGTCCAGCTCTGCTACCgtggccaggccagccagggTGGCATGGAGCCCTCTGGGCCATGGAGGgggctgccccaccccagtggcCTTGGCAGCCCAGTGGCCTTGGCCTAGGGCATTGTGGGAGAGGTTGAGGTGCCGGAGCCTGCTTCTgctgggcagcagagggagggaggccagcTGGTTATGGCTCAGGTCCAGGGCCTGCAGCCGATAGGCCCCTCCAACCTCCCCTCCAGTCCCAAAGAACTCCAGCGCGTTATAGCTGAGGTTCAAAACCCGCAGCTGCCTGAGGCTGAAGCCTGAGATGCAGGGGAGGCAGTTCATGGCCAAGTTCAAGCTGTGTAGGCCCCTCAGAGGCTCGAGGGATCCTTCCGCGATTTCCATGATGTAGTTGTGGTTCAGGCGGAGCTCCCTCAGCCTGGGCACTCCCTGGAAGATGCCCTTGGCGAGGCGGGTCAGGTGGTTCCGCGACAGGTCCAGCTGCTCCAACGAGGGGAGGCTGTGGAGGTACAAAGCGGCCATTTCACTGTCCAAGCTGTTCTCCGAAAGGTCGAggacctccagcctcagcaggGACAGGAATGCTTTCCCATTGGAGACATGGTTCCGATGCAGGCGATTTGTGGCCAGGAGCAGGGAGCGGAGGTGGCCGAGGGCCTTCAGAGCTCCCTCCGATACTGCCTGCAGCTGGTTTGAGGCCAGGTCCAAGTGCTCCAGGCGCGTTAGGCTGGACGTGTCGCTCTCTGTCAGGCTGGAGATGAAGTTATGGGAGACGTCCATCTGCCTGGCTTCATGGCCAATTTCCTGCGGGAAGCCCGGCAATCCTTGGCCGCGGCAGGACACAAACTCTACACCCTACAGAGgaacagtggggggtggggtgggggggatagacACACACTGGGGTGCTGCTCATacattcatttatgtatttaaaatatttccacccccacccatccAGTGCACTGCTGCGCAGgggggctcacaacattaataaaagagtcaccacattaaataaggaatttttttttaagttagaagaccaagctaaaaccacatttgaagtttacacattttaaaatactcaaattaaaagttataagtaaaaagctaaaaactaggAACAAAGAAACCTACCGGATATAAGCAACAGATAGCCCATAAAAAAACCCTCTCTAAAAAGACGTGCCCTTGATTTTTTAAAGACGCCTTTGGTCAGGAGGGCCTCTCTGTCTTCCTCTATTTCCCAAGCGCTGGGAGAATTGGGGCCCAATCCTCACAAGCAGTGGCTGTGGTAAGGATGTGGCGTGAGGCCCTACGGCGGCTGTGTAGGGAGGGCTGATGCCGAAGAAGCAGAACCCTCCACACTGGCTGAGTCTGGGGTGGATTTCAAGCACTGACCACCCCAGTCACAACTCTTGCCAGGGACGACTTCAAGGGGCAGCCCAGCTTTTTCCCCAGCTCCCCCATTCCCAGGCTGGAACtgtacagcaaagtgtcagagaATGCAGTCATCATATACCAGTctaaaaggcctccattgttgaAAGACCCCACACTTACTCCCGCCTCTACTCCAGAGCAAGCAGCAGAAGTCCGTGCAGCCAGCAAGAGAGGAGACTCCTCCAGACTCTCAGGAGCCTGGCCAACCCTGGGCTTCCTTCCCGGCCAGAaacagctctctgtgtgtgcgggctgctgctgctgctgctgcagggtcaGCTCCCGTGTTCTCACTAAATttgttcatctgtgtgaggaattagttttgttctgggtgggagtatcaaagCAGTTTGTGTGCACTGCATTCAGAGGGGGGgcttcctgagtcaacctgagcgggatcgaacattaactgagcggacatccaaaaacttgtgagcgccggcataagaacatacaaacatgagaccagccctgctggatcaggcccaaggaagcccatcaagtccagcatcctctttcgcaccgtggcccaccagatgccgctggaggcacaggcaggagttgagggcacaccctccctcctgccgctgttgctgccctgcaactggcgTGTGTACACGCCTCGGAGGGAACACTGTCAGCTCCCCGGCAGATTTcggctggcctggtactgacctctcccctccaccacagTTTGTCCAGCCACATGGTCTTTGACAAGAAGAGAAAACAAGCCTAGAAAGCAGGCAAAaaagtttggcccagttcaaaaAGACAGTATTTAcgaagaggaatctggcccattttctgaaaatGTTTGAAGAGGtccagaaggcagcttcattaaTGAGGTCAATAAGCAAACAacattccttcccttccctctcttaGTACTTTGTGTGCAACACCATCTTCATTCCTTTAACAATGTTCTTTGCCACTCCTTTGCTCCCCAAAACGTGTTCTTTTACAGTCACCTCTGCTCCCTGCTCTTCACCACCACCCTGGCTTTGACACAGTCACGGCCTGAAGCCCCTCGGCCAGGCGTGCTTCTCTACCCTCTGAGAGCCAAACAGCCGTTGAGAGTGGCtcttgggtgggtttttttgttcatgcgtttgcttaactgaggatggtgtgttacgCCAAAACGTTGTATTTATGTATAGCAACGTTTAGTTTTTCTTGCTCAATCAGTCAAGGGTCTTTTTGTTGACTTGTTCCTTGTTGTCAAAAGTAAGGGGTGGGGTGCAATGTTCTATCTAAATTTTTTCATTGGTGTGCAGAATGAGCTTTGTTTTGGGTGGCTGCATCACAGCAGTGTGCGCGGCACAAGTGCATTCAGAGGGGGGACTTGCTGGTTCaaactgagcaggatctaaaattaactgagtgggcatcGAAAAGTGTGTGAGCAAGCACAACATGCACACCTTCGAGGGAACTCTGGTGGGGTGTCCGCCATGCCAGATCCAGCCTGCAGTAAGGTGGAAGGaggcatttccccccttccttctgctgtagtcccaatccagatcaggtcTCTCTGCCGCTACAGTTTTCCCTGGAGGGAAGTTTAATTGTCACATCAGTTGTCACCAATGAAGATTTCTCTTCTACTGATAGGCCCCCCGCCCTGTATCCCACCCAATCCAGACCAGGACATCGGCCAGGAGGCATCATCCTAGCATGGCAATGAATTCTATAGGAACAGAACCTGGATGTGGCCACTTTGCCACCAGCTGCATGTCCAGCACCCACCCCTGTTCTCAGCACCTGGGAAGGCAGTTTCTGCTCCcagccccatccccacagctgtCCAGGACAAGCATCATGTGAGCACAGCCTGTGGGGGGAGAAGTTGCCTTTTCCCAGGACATTTTTGCCACTTCCAGATACATGCTCAATGTCTGAAGTGCCTCCCTCTTGCCTGGGACAGGAGGCCAAGTTTCCTGGGAGATCCACTTTCAGTCCCTGCTTCTTTCCCACCTGTGTTGGGGCTCTTACCTTTCGGCAATGCAGAGGCACTGCAGCCTCCTCCCTCTTGGGCTGGGCTTCCTGAAGGGCTGGGGGCAGCCAGAGGAACAAGCACCCTGCCCCCAACAGCCAGCAGCACCCCTGAAAAGCCATGGATGCTCTCACCACGCCTGCTTCTTCCTGGACAAGGGTaaagggagaaagcaactggGGTATAAATAGGCAGCAAAGGCTGACAGGGAGAAGATAAAGCCACGGAAGCATGAAACATCAAATAGAAGCCAGGAAGCTGGCGGAGAATGGGAAGTCCgctggagggaaagagaaatgggaggaggggaggaaggcgAGGCTCATGAAACCCGTGTCCAAGTGAACCTTTGAGACCCAACAGGAAAGGGGCCAAGTAGGTTAGGGAAGGccaagggcttttgcagggaatACCCAGGCTGGAAAGCACACGGCTTCCCAGGACACCGTCCTGTGTGTCATGCTAGGGCCACCTAGGGGCGCCCCAAGGAGGGCGTGTTCAGCCACCGCCCtgggcacgcgcacacacacacacacacacacacacacacacgtttgctgGGACAGAATCCAGCATTTTGAAGGCTTTAAAAAGGTCAGCTTGAAAGCAGGTGGGAAGCAGAGAGCTGCTCTGGGTACAGGTGAGGTGCACAATCCTCAAAGCCCTGTAGAAGACATTTGTGTCTCTCCGTTCCCGGCAGGACTGGAATTCCAAAAATAAAGGGCTTGTTTACACCTCCCAGAATCCAGGTTTGGGGATGATCTTTAGTCTGCATTTCCATTTTGGGTGCGTAGCCTGTACACTGCTCTGTTTCTTTAACTGCAGCTTATGCAAGGATTgtgttaattaaattaaattaaattaaattatttattatatttttacaccgccccaaacttgcatgtctgggtagtttacatcaacttaaacaaattaaaacagaaattaacaaaaataaatatataaaatgacaagtctagttaaaaagcttgggggaataaatgtttctttagttactttaaaagctgccagagattgagaggcctttatttcagcagggagtgcattccagagtcccggggagAAGGCCTGACCatgagacaagctggtggcagctgcagacgaacctctctagatgatctcaatgggatcATTGTgaggaagatgttctcttaggcagcctgggcctaagctgtttagggctttataggttataatcagcaccttatCTTTTCCACGGAAACTCTCTTTTAACATaggtctctgagatgacccagagaccaacctggctgccgcattctgtaccaatggcaGTTTCTGGAcggtgtacaaaggcagccccacatagagtgcattgcagaagtcaagcctggaggttatcagcacaTGACCCACTGCTGAGAGATTGTTTACCTCAAGAAACCGACGCAGCtgatgtgaatgcagccaaagcTGACCAAAAGCAGCTCTGGCCAAggcctcagcctgagacacccTGGCGAGCTCTGGATCCATACTGCACACCTGTCCTTCctggggaagtgcaaccccacccaCTGAGTCAATGTGTTAACTCTATGGCCAAGCAGAGAGCAGCAGGCCAGAAGAGACCACctggaagggggaaagagcagGCGAAGGGAACAGGCGATACAGCCACCGGGTGAAAGGCACAACTGCTTGCCCCAGAAAATGAAGCCAGAGAGCAGGcaggccccccacccaccccgggcaTGCAACTGACTGGGCTGCAAAGGGCCCCAAGGGCTGCTCCCTCAGTCTGAGGCGGCAGCCCCTGTGCCTTCCTGTCCCAACAAGCCGTGCTAGTCGCCGTTTGGCCGTCCGACGGCACCAGCACCAGATGGCAGGGCGCGGGGCACGGCAGAGAGGCCGAGCAGGCCTGGTGGGGATCGTGCCCCTCGACTCCCGGCATCACTTCGCCAGCCTAGACTGTCATGAGCAGTTGCACCCGAAGCCCAGCAAAAGCCGCTGCAGGGGAAGGCGGTGACTGGCGGCTTGGCTCTTGGCGCTGAGGCCAGCGGAGGCTGGGCTTGCTTCGTCAGTGGCCAGGAGAGCACTCCCTTTCTGGCCAAATGCCTGGCCTGAACCCTGGCCACCAAACCTCTGTTCAGGGCAAGTCCCAGACCGCCTGGTTCAGTTGACACGTCTGCTCTGCAGGGGCCCCAGTCACCTCCTGCAACCTTCAGGAGTGGCGAGCAAGGCAGAGCCAGATTCCCCCCTCAGCTCCCCCTCTCTGCAAACATTTTCCTGGTAGCTTTCCAGATTATCCCAGACCAGTTCATGATCGAACGAGACTAACCAGTCTGTCTCAGAGAAGGGCCTCTTCCCTTTGCTTCCATCTGTGGTGCTGGAAGGCAGGGACAAAAAAATTCCCTTTAACAGCCAGATATATCCCTGCGGTCAGGCCACTGAGTCATGTTCTTTTATATTGCTCATTTTACAGAGATATTTATTTCTCTCATTTCCCCTCTCTTAATAACTATGCCTTATAGAATGGATGATGAATGCTCTTCTTTCCTTTTAGCTGATCACTATGCACCCATAACACTGTGTATAGCGCCAAATTCTGTAAGGCTGCATGTAAGGTTAGGTTTGGGATGGTTTAAGTTATATTTAATgtaaattgttgtagtgttttaacttttcccgctgtcatttattttgctttgttttaaactgcccagagatgtaagttttgagcggtataaaaatatgttgaataagttaataaataataatgatgtatTTGTACTATCTGTACAAATTCTGTGTTGTTGGGTCAAAGACCGTAATGAAGTATTCATTCAGAACACTCTCTGTGCATGATAGCAGTGAAGGTGGATGCCAGTGACAGGCGTCAGATGTAACCTGCCACTGGAGTGACGAGGGGTCCGGCTGGTCCCTGGCACGTTTTATTGTGGATGTGTCTGGAATCAGCCAGTGGCCACTTGGGGGCAGCACTGGCGTCCCAGGAACACTTCTGTCCTCCTCACAGAAAGATCGCAGGGCAACACCAGCGGCTTCCTGCTTTTGTTGAGAGAAAGCAGCCCAGCAGAGGCTTGCGGGTGGGAGTCAGTCATGCACCAGTGAGTTAGCCACAGTGCCGGGCTTCTTGCCCTCAGCGGCATCTGCTTGTGCACCCTTCTCTTACCAGCCCAGGATTTGTGCATCTGTAGACATCCTGGTCACTGCTACGATGCTTCCTCACTTGTGCCATTGAGAGAGgaagagggttgttgttgttgtttttaaaaaggacaacTGATGCATAATGCTTCATTTCCATTCCAAAGGAAAATGGTCCAGGGAATTTCTTTTCCAAAGTGTTACGTCAGAAATCTCAGCCACCCCACACCTGCGACCCAGGAGCTTAATTTGGGCTCTGACtaaaaacattccaaatgtaGCAGTGGAACCGAAATGGGTCAGCAgtgttttatttgcaaagaaacaCTGACAATTTACGTAAACTTACATCCCAGTTTATATACAC containing:
- the LOC128335561 gene encoding transforming growth factor beta activator LRRC32-like; this translates as MAKQVLWRDSESGVCWPSWREGRPLFSPSKRKGACSSVPVVGQQCKFWQQASLWLAWSAEWPESCRHKTNSPSAEGEEAGVVRASMAFQGCCWLLGAGCLFLWLPPALQEAQPKREEAAVPLHCRKGVEFVSCRGQGLPGFPQEIGHEARQMDVSHNFISSLTESDTSSLTRLEHLDLASNQLQAVSEGALKALGHLRSLLLATNRLHRNHVSNGKAFLSLLRLEVLDLSENSLDSEMAALYLHSLPSLEQLDLSRNHLTRLAKGIFQGVPRLRELRLNHNYIMEIAEGSLEPLRGLHSLNLAMNCLPCISGFSLRQLRVLNLSYNALEFFGTGGEVGGAYRLQALDLSHNQLASLPLLPSRSRLRHLNLSHNALGQGHWAAKATGVGQPPPWPRGLHATLAGLATVAELDLSYNQLSSFPVSFLRELRSLRTLSMASNCLRGVTGELPTHCPWQGPEAHRKAPGQQLLRDLAVLTVRKLDLRGNALQALPRCFFDVLPNLEALDLSLNNIHLCGAWRACERAPPSAERGNCTTFHHLPQLKLLSLRGNSLAMVCKGLFRQTPLASLDLSENEGLFLPEGALEGLGSSLQTLSLRRNQMQTSGMNFPCLGELKVLDLAENRLSALPSGLPCAPLEQLNLQQNQLVSLEEAVAVKLSRSLQFLSVAGNPLSCCELGWLEVFEAAAAVTVLDREEALCSYQDGNQSVTAQVSSAHGQPCPPDAHRPGGSLVAALLGAVGICTLCLTCGICCVLGKGKEHLPCCLGCRSHQVEPAPPLSPETASGQNSEDNSTTV